Proteins co-encoded in one Centroberyx gerrardi isolate f3 chromosome 18, fCenGer3.hap1.cur.20231027, whole genome shotgun sequence genomic window:
- the LOC139931402 gene encoding cholesterol 24-hydroxylase-like: MAVFHLILSWAGHALLYLFFLIFIAFLGYCLYIKHIHMKYDHIPGPPRDSFLFGHSTVFWRAMKDGKVLHDTFLEWAEIYGPVYRFNILHNVALLVTCPETTKEILMSPKYPKDKLVYKRLSNLFGQRFLGNGLVTSHDHDQWYKQRRIMDPAFSSLYLRGLMGTFNERAERLMDKLTEVADRKEEANMLALVNCVTLDVIAKVAFGVDLDLLKSKDSPFPKAIEKCLKGMVYYARDIFFEHNPKNRTFVNEVRQACQLLRSTGAKWIHSRKTAIQNGEEVPKDILTQIIKAAGKEESMDKEDEEFMLDNFVTFFIAGQETTANQLAFCIMELGRHPEILEKVKKEVDDVIGMKQEISYDDLGKLIYLTQVLKETLRIYPTAPGTSRDLLDDMVIDGIPIPGGVICIFNSYVTGRLEKFFKDPLTFDPDRFHPDAPKPYYCYYPFALGPRSCLGQNFAQMEAKVVMAKLLQRFDFSLIPGQTFDILDTGTLRPKSGVVCSIKHRNHRK; this comes from the exons ATGGCGGTTTTCCATCTGATTTTATCCTGGGCTGGTCATGCGCTTTTGTATCTGTTCTTTCTGATTTTCATAGCGTTTCTCGGTTACTGTCTGTATATCAAACACATTCATATGAAATATGATCACATACCTGGGCCACCGAGAGACAG tTTTCTCTTCGGACATTCGACAGTATTTTGGAGGGCAATGAAAGATGGCAAAGTTTTGCACGACACATTTCTGGAATG GGCTGAGATTTATGGGCCTGTTTACAGGTTCAATATTCTGCACAATGTTGCACTGCTTGTGACCTGTCCAGAGACCACTAAG GAAATCCTGATGTCCCCAAAGTACCCAAAAGATAAACTTGTCTACAAGAGACTCTCAAACCTGTTTGGTCAGAG GTTCCTTGGCAATGGCCTGGTCACATCACATGACCACGACCAGTGGTACAAACAGCGCCGGATCATGGACCCCGCCTTCAGCAGCCT GTACCTGAGAGGTCTGATGGGCACCTTCAatgagagggcagagagacTGATGGATAAACTTACGGAAGTTGCCGATCGCAAAGAAGAGGCCAACATGCTCGCACTAGTCAACTGTGTTACGTTAGATGTTATTGCCAAG GTTGCTTTTGGAGTGGATTTAGATCTGCTGAAGAGTAAGGACTCTCCTTTCCCTAAAGCCATCGAGAAATGTCTGAAAGGGATGGTTTACTACGCCCGAGACATCTTTTTCGAG CACAACCCAAAGAACAGGACGTTCGTCAACGAAGTGAGGCAGGCGTGCCAGCTGCTGCGCTCAACGGGCGCAAAGTGGATCCACAGCAGAAAGACTGCCATCCAAAATGGCGAGGAGGTTCCCAAGGACATCCTCACACAAATCATCAAAGCTGCTGGCAAAG AGGAAAGCATGGATAAAGAAGATGAAGAGTTTATGTTGGACAACTTTGTGACATTCTTCATTGCGG GGCAAGAAACAACAGCTAATCAACTTGCTTTTTGCATCATGGAACTGGGAAGACATCCTGAAATACTGGAAAA AGTGAAGAAAGAGGTGGATGATGTCATTGGGATGAAGCAGGAGATAAGCTATGATGATCTGGGGAAACTGATCTATCTCACACAG GTGCTAAAAGAGACTCTGAGGATTTACCCCACAGCTCCGGGAACATCTCGTGACCTGCTCGATGACATGGTCATCGATGGCATCCCCATACCTGGAGGAGTCATCTGTATA TTTAACTCCTATGTGACTGGGAGGTTGGAAAAATTCTTCAAGGACCCACTGACATTTGATCCGGACAGATTTCACCCTGATGCTCCCAA GCCttattactgctactacccCTTTGCCCTGGGACCGCGCTCATGCCTGGGACAGAACTTTGCTCAG ATGGAGGCTAAGGTGGTGATGGCTAAGCTGCTGCAGAGGTTTGACTTCAGCCTGATCCCGGGGCAGACCTTTGACATCCTGGACACCGGCACGCTCAGGCCCAAGAGCGGAGTGGTGTGCTCCATCAAACACAGAAACCACAGGAAATAA